The Polyangiaceae bacterium genomic sequence CGACGGCCCGGGACTGCCCGTGGACTTGTTGGAGCGCATGTTCGAGCCCTTCGCCACCACCAAGCCTCCCGGGCAGGGCACGGGCCTGGGCCTGGCGATCACGCGGCAGATCGTGGCCGACCACGGGGGCGACGTTCACCTGACCCCGCGAGAAGCCGGGGGGATGCGCGCGACCTTGTGGCTACCCGCGTTTCGTCCGGAACTGCACCGTGTCTTGGTCGTCGAGGACGACCCCGCAGTGCGCCGCGCCTTGGTGGCGGATTTGCGCCGTTCTCGCTTCGACGTCGTCAGTGTCGGCAGCCTGAGCGAGGCGGAAGATCACCTAGAGAGTTCTCCCGCGGCCGTGGTGACGGATCTGTCGCTTTCCGATGGCAACGGCGCGGCATTCCTGGAGCGCCTGGCGGAGCACTATCCGGAAGTGGGTCGCGTGGTCGTTTCCGGGCGGAGCGACCTCGACGTGAGCTACGCGGACTATCGCCTGCTCAAACCCTGGGACAAGACGGAGCTTGCCGCCGCCGTTCGCGGCGCGTGTTTGCTGGTGCGCTCAGGGCGCGCCTCCCGCGTCACACAAGTGCCGTCTGCGTGACCTTTGCGTCATGACGCTCAGGCGCGAGCGAGCCAACGTCGCAGCCCCTCGCTGGCGAGTTGCAGGCTGCCACTGACGAGCATGACCGTGAGCGCGCCGACCGTGAGCACATGCGGCGCTCGGAGCATGCTGACCGTGCCCTGTTCCATCAGGGCGCCCAGACTGACACCGTCCGGCGGCCCCAACCCCACGAAGCCCAGCGCGGTCTCGCCGATCACGATGCCCGCCGCGGACGTTCCCAACTGTATCGCCACTGGGCCGAGCAAATTGGGAATGACGTGCCTGAACAGTACGACCGCCGGCGCGACGCCCAGGGCGCGGGCGGCCTCCACGAACTGGGACTGCGCGAGGACACGCGCCTGCACACTGGCGATGCGCGCAAAGGGTGCCCACACCGTCAGGCAGAACACGGCGCCAATGTGCACGCGAGAGGGAATGGCCACCGCACTGAGGACGGCCAAGGCCAGCAGAAACGTCGGGAAGGATTGTGTGAGATCACACGCGCGCATGAGCCAGCGCTGTGCCCTTCCGCCGGCCAGCGCCGCCGCGGTGCCGAGGGGGGTGCCAACTCCGAAGCCAAAGCCCGCGACGATCACCGCGAGCGCCAGCGCGCGAAAGGTGGCGTGGAAGGCGAGCGCCATCAGATCGACCCCTGCGTCGCCGGAACCGAAAGGATACGTCCCGTCCGGCGCGCCCCAAGCTCGCTCCAGGTACAGGCGGGACGGCGAGCGGTCGCTGGACAGCACGAACACGAGTGCAGCGCAGGCCACGGTCGCCGCGGGCAGCAAGCGTCCGACCACGGGCGCCACCTCGCGCTTCATGAGGCAGTCCTCGGGTCGACTGTGGCACTCACGAACGCTGCGATTGCCTGCGCCAGAACGAATAGGAAGCCCGCGGCCACGACGCTGGCTTCCAGCACGGGGATGTCACGAGCGGCGTAGGCATTCAGCATCAGCGTGCCGAGCCCCGGTCGCTCGAACAGTCGCTCGAGCACGACCGCGCCCCCGAGCAGGGCACCGAGCTGAGTGGCGATCACCACCGCGATGGGAGCGAAAGCAGCGGGCAGCGCATGCACGACCCACACGCGAAGCGGGCGCGCACCTTTGGCCCGCGCTACGTCGAGGAACTTCGCCTTCGATTGATCGAGCAGCGCCGCCCTGCCGATGCGGCCAACCTGCGCGGCGAGGGGCAGCGCCAAGAGCCCGGCTGCGAAAAACAGCCCCGACAAGCCCGCGTCTGGATCTCCGGGCAGGGCCACCCAGGAACGCTCGACGGCGAACAGATAGGTCAATAGCGGGGCGAACGCCACGAGAGGC encodes the following:
- a CDS encoding ABC transporter permease, with amino-acid sequence MKREVAPVVGRLLPAATVACAALVFVLSSDRSPSRLYLERAWGAPDGTYPFGSGDAGVDLMALAFHATFRALALAVIVAGFGFGVGTPLGTAAALAGGRAQRWLMRACDLTQSFPTFLLALAVLSAVAIPSRVHIGAVFCLTVWAPFARIASVQARVLAQSQFVEAARALGVAPAVVLFRHVIPNLLGPVAIQLGTSAAGIVIGETALGFVGLGPPDGVSLGALMEQGTVSMLRAPHVLTVGALTVMLVSGSLQLASEGLRRWLARA
- a CDS encoding ABC transporter permease, which encodes MSARRQDAAGSPRFLPILLAVGERTAGALVVLCILATLVFLALRLLPGDPAALVLGDQAPEAERAILRARLGLDRPLWLQYLFFLRGLFSFDLGDSLARPGTTAFSEVMRALGPTSALAGLSVALGALAGISAALLSVGPWLGGRREWAHRGILFVAATPLVAFAPLLTYLFAVERSWVALPGDPDAGLSGLFFAAGLLALPLAAQVGRIGRAALLDQSKAKFLDVARAKGARPLRVWVVHALPAAFAPIAVVIATQLGALLGGAVVLERLFERPGLGTLMLNAYAARDIPVLEASVVAAGFLFVLAQAIAAFVSATVDPRTAS